Proteins from a genomic interval of Acanthopagrus latus isolate v.2019 chromosome 7, fAcaLat1.1, whole genome shotgun sequence:
- the pfkfb1 gene encoding 6-phosphofructo-2-kinase/fructose-2,6-bisphosphatase 1 isoform X1 yields the protein MALTINTSTEQKKLTQTPLLKIWVPWMGCNLNRRRGSSVPQFCNSPTMIVMVGLPARGKTYISKKLTRYLNWIGVPTKMFNVGQYRREAVKIYKNFEFFKTDNEEAMRIRKACASAALKDVSVYFSKEQGQVAVFDATNTTRERRAIINSFAKEKGYKVFFVESICDDPEIIAENIKQVKFGSPDYVDRDIDEAMEDFIQRIECYRANYISIDDEKDRKLSYIKIFDVGSRYLVNQVQDHIQSRIVYYLMNIHVTPRSIYLSRHGESELNLLGRIGGDSGLSPRGQKYANALATFIKGQKINDLKVWTSHMKRTIQTAEALGVPYEQWKALNEIDAGVCEELTYEEIQENFPEEFALRDQDKYRYRYPKGESYEDLVHRLEPVIMELERQENVLVVCHQAVMRCLLAYFLDKPADELPYLRCPLHTVLKLTPIAYGCKVEPFFLNIEAVNTHRERPGNVDINRNPDEALQTVPDHI from the exons ATGGCTCTCACCATTAACAcgtccacagagcagaaaaaactCACACAGACTCCTCTGCTCAAGATCTGGGTGCCATGGATGGGCTGCAACTTGAACCGCAGGAGAGGAT CCTCGGTGCCTCAGTTCTGTAACTCTCCCACAATGATTGTGATGGTTGGACTGCCAGCCAGAGGGAAGACGTACATCTCCAAGAAGCTCACTCGCTACCTGAACTGGATCGGAGTGCCTACAAAAA tGTTTAACGTGGGCCAGTACCGCAGGGAGGCTGTCAAGATCTATAAGAACTTTGAGTTCTTTAAAACTGATAATGAGGAGGCCATGAGGATCCGCAA ggcCTGTGCCTCCGCTGCCCTCAAAGACGTCTCTGTTTACTTCTCAAAGGAACAGGGACAAGTTGCC GTGTTTGATGCTACCAACACCACCAGGGAGAGGAGGGCGATCATTAACAGTTTTGCAAAGGAGAAGGGCTacaaa GTGTTCTTTGTGGAATCAATCTGTGACGACCCAGAAATCATTGCGGAAAATATTAAg CAAGTAAAATTTGGGAGTCCAGATTACGTGGACCGGGACATTGACGAAGCCATGGAGGACTTTATCCAGCGCATCGAGTGTTACAGAGCCAACTACATATCTATAGATGACGAGAAGGACAG GAAGCTCTCCTACATCAAGATCTTCGACGTGGGCAGCAGGTACTTGGTGAACCAGGTGCAGGACCATATTCAAAGCAGGATAGTCTACTACCTCATGAACATCCACGTCACACCGAGATCCATCTACCTGAGCCGCCACGGAGAGAGCGAACTCAACTTATTAGGACGCATTGGTGGAGATTCAGGCCTCTCACCCAGAGGACAAAAG TATGCCAACGCCTTGGCGACCTTCATCAAAGGTCAGAAAATCAATGACCTGAAGGTGTGGACGAGCCACATGAAGAGGACCATCCAGACTGCAGAGGCTCTGGGCGTCCCGTACGAACAGTGGAAGGCCCTCAATGAGATAGACGCA ggtgtgtgtgaggagctaACCTACGAGGAGATTCAGGAGAATTTCCCAGAGGAGTTTGCACTCAGAGACCAGGACAAGTATCGTTATCGTTACCCCAAGGGTGAG TCCTACGAGGACCTTGTCCACCGTCTGGAGCCGGTGATCATGGAGCTGGAAAGGCAGGAAAATGTCCTGGTCGTCTGCCACCAAGCTGTTATGCGCTGCCTGCTGGCCTACTTTCTAGACAAACCTGCAG ATGAGCTGCCTTATCTCAGATGCCCACTTCACACAGTGCTCAAACTCACACCAATAGCCTACG GGTGTAAAGTGGAGCCGTTTTTCCTCAACATTGAAGcggtcaacacacacagagagaggccgGGG AATGTGGACATCAACAGAAACCCAGATGAAGCTCTGCAGACCGTCCCCGACCACATATAG
- the pfkfb1 gene encoding 6-phosphofructo-2-kinase/fructose-2,6-bisphosphatase 1 isoform X2: MELPQLEHVRLRRCDSAASVPQFCNSPTMIVMVGLPARGKTYISKKLTRYLNWIGVPTKMFNVGQYRREAVKIYKNFEFFKTDNEEAMRIRKACASAALKDVSVYFSKEQGQVAVFDATNTTRERRAIINSFAKEKGYKVFFVESICDDPEIIAENIKQVKFGSPDYVDRDIDEAMEDFIQRIECYRANYISIDDEKDRKLSYIKIFDVGSRYLVNQVQDHIQSRIVYYLMNIHVTPRSIYLSRHGESELNLLGRIGGDSGLSPRGQKYANALATFIKGQKINDLKVWTSHMKRTIQTAEALGVPYEQWKALNEIDAGVCEELTYEEIQENFPEEFALRDQDKYRYRYPKGESYEDLVHRLEPVIMELERQENVLVVCHQAVMRCLLAYFLDKPADELPYLRCPLHTVLKLTPIAYGCKVEPFFLNIEAVNTHRERPGNVDINRNPDEALQTVPDHI; the protein is encoded by the exons CCTCGGTGCCTCAGTTCTGTAACTCTCCCACAATGATTGTGATGGTTGGACTGCCAGCCAGAGGGAAGACGTACATCTCCAAGAAGCTCACTCGCTACCTGAACTGGATCGGAGTGCCTACAAAAA tGTTTAACGTGGGCCAGTACCGCAGGGAGGCTGTCAAGATCTATAAGAACTTTGAGTTCTTTAAAACTGATAATGAGGAGGCCATGAGGATCCGCAA ggcCTGTGCCTCCGCTGCCCTCAAAGACGTCTCTGTTTACTTCTCAAAGGAACAGGGACAAGTTGCC GTGTTTGATGCTACCAACACCACCAGGGAGAGGAGGGCGATCATTAACAGTTTTGCAAAGGAGAAGGGCTacaaa GTGTTCTTTGTGGAATCAATCTGTGACGACCCAGAAATCATTGCGGAAAATATTAAg CAAGTAAAATTTGGGAGTCCAGATTACGTGGACCGGGACATTGACGAAGCCATGGAGGACTTTATCCAGCGCATCGAGTGTTACAGAGCCAACTACATATCTATAGATGACGAGAAGGACAG GAAGCTCTCCTACATCAAGATCTTCGACGTGGGCAGCAGGTACTTGGTGAACCAGGTGCAGGACCATATTCAAAGCAGGATAGTCTACTACCTCATGAACATCCACGTCACACCGAGATCCATCTACCTGAGCCGCCACGGAGAGAGCGAACTCAACTTATTAGGACGCATTGGTGGAGATTCAGGCCTCTCACCCAGAGGACAAAAG TATGCCAACGCCTTGGCGACCTTCATCAAAGGTCAGAAAATCAATGACCTGAAGGTGTGGACGAGCCACATGAAGAGGACCATCCAGACTGCAGAGGCTCTGGGCGTCCCGTACGAACAGTGGAAGGCCCTCAATGAGATAGACGCA ggtgtgtgtgaggagctaACCTACGAGGAGATTCAGGAGAATTTCCCAGAGGAGTTTGCACTCAGAGACCAGGACAAGTATCGTTATCGTTACCCCAAGGGTGAG TCCTACGAGGACCTTGTCCACCGTCTGGAGCCGGTGATCATGGAGCTGGAAAGGCAGGAAAATGTCCTGGTCGTCTGCCACCAAGCTGTTATGCGCTGCCTGCTGGCCTACTTTCTAGACAAACCTGCAG ATGAGCTGCCTTATCTCAGATGCCCACTTCACACAGTGCTCAAACTCACACCAATAGCCTACG GGTGTAAAGTGGAGCCGTTTTTCCTCAACATTGAAGcggtcaacacacacagagagaggccgGGG AATGTGGACATCAACAGAAACCCAGATGAAGCTCTGCAGACCGTCCCCGACCACATATAG
- the pfkfb1 gene encoding 6-phosphofructo-2-kinase/fructose-2,6-bisphosphatase 1 isoform X3 — protein sequence MIVMVGLPARGKTYISKKLTRYLNWIGVPTKMFNVGQYRREAVKIYKNFEFFKTDNEEAMRIRKACASAALKDVSVYFSKEQGQVAVFDATNTTRERRAIINSFAKEKGYKVFFVESICDDPEIIAENIKQVKFGSPDYVDRDIDEAMEDFIQRIECYRANYISIDDEKDRKLSYIKIFDVGSRYLVNQVQDHIQSRIVYYLMNIHVTPRSIYLSRHGESELNLLGRIGGDSGLSPRGQKYANALATFIKGQKINDLKVWTSHMKRTIQTAEALGVPYEQWKALNEIDAGVCEELTYEEIQENFPEEFALRDQDKYRYRYPKGESYEDLVHRLEPVIMELERQENVLVVCHQAVMRCLLAYFLDKPADELPYLRCPLHTVLKLTPIAYGCKVEPFFLNIEAVNTHRERPGNVDINRNPDEALQTVPDHI from the exons ATGATTGTGATGGTTGGACTGCCAGCCAGAGGGAAGACGTACATCTCCAAGAAGCTCACTCGCTACCTGAACTGGATCGGAGTGCCTACAAAAA tGTTTAACGTGGGCCAGTACCGCAGGGAGGCTGTCAAGATCTATAAGAACTTTGAGTTCTTTAAAACTGATAATGAGGAGGCCATGAGGATCCGCAA ggcCTGTGCCTCCGCTGCCCTCAAAGACGTCTCTGTTTACTTCTCAAAGGAACAGGGACAAGTTGCC GTGTTTGATGCTACCAACACCACCAGGGAGAGGAGGGCGATCATTAACAGTTTTGCAAAGGAGAAGGGCTacaaa GTGTTCTTTGTGGAATCAATCTGTGACGACCCAGAAATCATTGCGGAAAATATTAAg CAAGTAAAATTTGGGAGTCCAGATTACGTGGACCGGGACATTGACGAAGCCATGGAGGACTTTATCCAGCGCATCGAGTGTTACAGAGCCAACTACATATCTATAGATGACGAGAAGGACAG GAAGCTCTCCTACATCAAGATCTTCGACGTGGGCAGCAGGTACTTGGTGAACCAGGTGCAGGACCATATTCAAAGCAGGATAGTCTACTACCTCATGAACATCCACGTCACACCGAGATCCATCTACCTGAGCCGCCACGGAGAGAGCGAACTCAACTTATTAGGACGCATTGGTGGAGATTCAGGCCTCTCACCCAGAGGACAAAAG TATGCCAACGCCTTGGCGACCTTCATCAAAGGTCAGAAAATCAATGACCTGAAGGTGTGGACGAGCCACATGAAGAGGACCATCCAGACTGCAGAGGCTCTGGGCGTCCCGTACGAACAGTGGAAGGCCCTCAATGAGATAGACGCA ggtgtgtgtgaggagctaACCTACGAGGAGATTCAGGAGAATTTCCCAGAGGAGTTTGCACTCAGAGACCAGGACAAGTATCGTTATCGTTACCCCAAGGGTGAG TCCTACGAGGACCTTGTCCACCGTCTGGAGCCGGTGATCATGGAGCTGGAAAGGCAGGAAAATGTCCTGGTCGTCTGCCACCAAGCTGTTATGCGCTGCCTGCTGGCCTACTTTCTAGACAAACCTGCAG ATGAGCTGCCTTATCTCAGATGCCCACTTCACACAGTGCTCAAACTCACACCAATAGCCTACG GGTGTAAAGTGGAGCCGTTTTTCCTCAACATTGAAGcggtcaacacacacagagagaggccgGGG AATGTGGACATCAACAGAAACCCAGATGAAGCTCTGCAGACCGTCCCCGACCACATATAG